A part of Magnetococcales bacterium genomic DNA contains:
- a CDS encoding GNAT family N-acetyltransferase, with amino-acid sequence MARPRLKVVVREPSSEAILSNREVPFPPESGALLLRSWPLEAETPRFRLEGGRLHYLTQRYPRYGVALGGTFEAYLQNHFSAKSRSTLRRKVRAALDAEQGGLRFQCCHRPEEVDDYLRAAAMVSERTYQERLLDAGLPRDEAFRQTTRALAEAGRWWGFLLWHGQRPVSYLYTPWQEGAWRYAWLGYDPEYARWSCGTVLQWLALEELFRGNVADWFDFTEGEGDHKRLFATNRRECGTVWILPVGMRSMTLVGLHRLLEGLSSGLKRLAAWGGVAARLRRWVRR; translated from the coding sequence GTGGCGCGTCCCCGTCTGAAGGTGGTGGTGCGGGAACCCTCTTCCGAGGCGATTCTCTCCAATCGGGAGGTGCCCTTCCCCCCGGAAAGCGGGGCGCTGCTGCTGCGCTCCTGGCCCCTTGAGGCGGAGACGCCGCGTTTTCGACTGGAGGGCGGGCGGCTGCACTATCTGACGCAACGTTACCCTCGTTACGGCGTGGCCCTGGGGGGTACCTTCGAGGCCTATCTGCAGAACCATTTCTCCGCCAAAAGCCGTTCCACCCTGCGGCGCAAGGTCCGGGCCGCCCTCGACGCCGAACAGGGGGGGCTGCGTTTTCAGTGCTGTCATCGACCGGAGGAGGTGGATGACTATCTGCGCGCGGCGGCGATGGTTTCGGAACGAACCTATCAGGAGCGGCTGCTGGATGCGGGGCTGCCCCGGGATGAGGCGTTCCGGCAAACCACCCGCGCCCTGGCTGAAGCGGGTCGATGGTGGGGATTTCTGCTGTGGCACGGACAAAGACCGGTAAGTTACCTCTACACGCCCTGGCAGGAGGGTGCGTGGCGTTATGCCTGGCTGGGTTACGATCCGGAGTATGCCCGCTGGTCCTGCGGCACGGTTTTGCAGTGGCTGGCGCTGGAGGAGCTGTTCCGGGGGAACGTGGCGGACTGGTTCGACTTCACCGAGGGGGAAGGCGACCACAAACGGCTATTCGCCACCAATCGCCGCGAGTGCGGCACGGTGTGGATTCTGCCCGTGGGGATGCGCAGTATGACGCTTGTCGGCCTGCACCGGCTTCTGGAGGGGCTCTCGTCCGGGTTGAAACGCCTGGCCGCCTGGGGAGGCGTGGCGGCAAGGCTGCGACGCTGGGTGAGGCGATAA